Proteins from a genomic interval of Acomys russatus chromosome 19, mAcoRus1.1, whole genome shotgun sequence:
- the Clasrp gene encoding CLK4-associating serine/arginine rich protein isoform X1, translated as MWHEARKHERKLRGMMVDYKKRAERRREYYEKIKKDPAQFLQVHGRACKVHLDSAVALAAESPVNMMPWQGDTNNMIDRFDVRAHLDHIPDYTPPLLTTISPEQESDERKCNYERYRGLVQNDFAGISEEQCLYQIYIDELYGGLQRPSEDEKKKLAEKKASIGYTYEDSTVAEVEKVAEKPEEEESPAEEESNSDEDEVIPDIDVEVDVDELNQEQVADLNKQATTYGMADGDFVRMLRKDKEEAEAIKHAKALEEEKAMYSGRRSRRQRREFREKRLRGRKISPPSYARRDSPTYDPYKRSPSESSSESRSRSRSPSPGREEKITFITSFGGSDEEAAAAAAAAAASGATPGKPPAPPQPGGPTPGRNASARRRSSSSSASRTSSSRSSSRSSSRSRRGYYRSGRHARSRSRSWSRSRSRSRRYSRSRSRGRRHSDGGSRDGHRYSRSPARRGGYAPRRRSRSRSRSGDRYKRGARGPRHHSSSRSRSSWSLSPSRSRSLTRSGSRSQSRSRSRSRSHSQSHSHSPSPPREKLTRPAASPAVGEKLKKAEAAAGKETGAAKPKLTPQERLKLRMQKALNRQFKADKKAAQEKMIQQEHERQEREDELRAMARKIRMKLPPLSPCRERERREKEREEWERQYSRQSRSPSPRYSREYSSSRRRSRSRSRSPHYRH; from the exons ATGTGGCACGAGGCTCGGAAACATGAGCGGAAACTTCGAGGCATGATGGTGGACTACAAGAAGAGGGCGGAGCGGCGCCGGGAGTACTATGAGAAGATT AAAAAAGACCCCGCCCAGTTCCTGCAGGTGCATGGCCGTGCCTGCAAGGTTCACCTGGATTCTGCCGTTGCCCTGGCTGCTGAGAGCCCTGTGAACAT GATGCCCTGGCAGGGGGACACTAACAACATGATTGACCGCTTTGATGTTCGAGCACATTTAGACCACATCCCCGACTACACCCCCCCACTGCTCACCACCAT cTCCCCAGAGCAGGAGTCAGACGAGCGGAAATGTAACTACGAGCGGTACCGTGGCCTGGTGCAGAACGACTTCGCCGGCA TCTCGGAGGAACAGTGCTTGTATCAGATCTACATTGATGAACTGTATGGAGGCCTGCAGAGACCCAGCGAGGATGAGAAGAAGAA GCTGGCAGAGAAGAAGGCTTCCATTGGCTACACCTATGAAGACAGCACCGTGGCCGAGGTGGAGAAGGTAGCCGAGAAgccggaggaggaggagtcacCAGCAGAGGAGGAGAGCAACTCGGATGAAGATGAGGTCATCCCCGACATCG ACGTGGAGGTGGACGTGGATGAGCTGAATCAGGAACAGGTGGCCGATCTCAATAAGCAGGCCACCACCTACGGCATGGCCGATGGGGACTTTGTCAG GATGCTACGGAAAgacaaggaggaggcagaggccatcaAACACGCCAAGGCCctggaagaggagaaagccaTGTACTCG GGCCGTCGATCCCGGCGACAGCGAAGAGAATTCCGGGAGAAGCGGTTAAGGGGCCGGAAGATCAGCCCTCCCAG CTATGCCCGCCGCGACAGCCCCACCTATGACCCCTATAAGCG GTCACCTTCGGAATCCAGCTCCGAGTCCCGCTCCCGCTCTCGCTCCCCGAGCCCAGGCCGTGAGGAGAAGATCACTTTCATCACCAGCTTCGGCGGTAGTGACGAGGAGGCAGCTGCTGCCGCCGCGGCGGCCGCTGCATCGGGGGCCACCCCGGGGAAGCCCCCCGCGCCTCCCCAGCCGGGCGGCCCCACTCCAGGCCGTAATGCCAGTGCCCG CCGCCGCTCCTCCTCGTCCTCCGCCTCCAGGACCTCCAGCTCCCGCTCCAGTTCGCGCTCCAGCTCGCGTTCTCGCCGTGGCTATTACCGCTCTGGTCGCCACGCGCGCTCCCGCTCGCGCTCCTGGTCCCGCTCGCGCTCCCGCTCCCGGCGCTACTCGCGCTCCCGCAGCCGCGGGCGGCGGCACTCAGACGGCGGTTCCCGCGACGGACACCGCTACTCGCGCTCGCCAGCCCGGCGTGGCGGCTACGCGCCCCGCCGCAGGAGCAG GAGCCGCTCCCGTTCAGGTGACCGCTATAAGCGGGGCGCCCGGGGCCCCAGGCACCATAGTAGCAGCCGTAGCCGCAGCAGCTGGTCCCTGAGCCCTTCCCGAAGCCGCAGTCTGACCCGTAGTGGAAGCCGAAGCCAGAGCCGGAGCAGAAGCCGCAGCCGCAgccacagccagagccacagtCACTCACCATCGCCCCCAAGGGAGAAGCTGACCAGGCCGGCAGCGTCCCCTGCTGTGGGCGAGAAGCTGAAAAA GGCCGAAGCTGCCGCTGGTAAAGAGACAGGAGCTGCCAAA CCCAAGCTGACCCCACAGGAGAGGCTGAAGCTGCGGATGCAGAAGGCTCTGAACCGCCAGT TCAAGGCGGACAAGAAGGCCGCTCAGGAGAAGATGATACAGCAGGAGCATGAGCGCCAG GAGCGAGAGGATGAACTTCGAGCCATGGCCCGAAAGATCCGAATGAAGT
- the Clasrp gene encoding CLK4-associating serine/arginine rich protein isoform X4 translates to MRRLMPWQGDTNNMIDRFDVRAHLDHIPDYTPPLLTTISPEQESDERKCNYERYRGLVQNDFAGISEEQCLYQIYIDELYGGLQRPSEDEKKKLAEKKASIGYTYEDSTVAEVEKVAEKPEEEESPAEEESNSDEDEVIPDIDVEVDVDELNQEQVADLNKQATTYGMADGDFVRMLRKDKEEAEAIKHAKALEEEKAMYSGRRSRRQRREFREKRLRGRKISPPSYARRDSPTYDPYKRSPSESSSESRSRSRSPSPGREEKITFITSFGGSDEEAAAAAAAAAASGATPGKPPAPPQPGGPTPGRNASARRRSSSSSASRTSSSRSSSRSSSRSRRGYYRSGRHARSRSRSWSRSRSRSRRYSRSRSRGRRHSDGGSRDGHRYSRSPARRGGYAPRRRSRSRSRSGDRYKRGARGPRHHSSSRSRSSWSLSPSRSRSLTRSGSRSQSRSRSRSRSHSQSHSHSPSPPREKLTRPAASPAVGEKLKKAEAAAGKETGAAKPKLTPQERLKLRMQKALNRQFKADKKAAQEKMIQQEHERQEREDELRAMARKIRMKLPPLSPCRERERREKEREEWERQYSRQSRSPSPRYSREYSSSRRRSRSRSRSPHYRH, encoded by the exons ATGAGAAGATT GATGCCCTGGCAGGGGGACACTAACAACATGATTGACCGCTTTGATGTTCGAGCACATTTAGACCACATCCCCGACTACACCCCCCCACTGCTCACCACCAT cTCCCCAGAGCAGGAGTCAGACGAGCGGAAATGTAACTACGAGCGGTACCGTGGCCTGGTGCAGAACGACTTCGCCGGCA TCTCGGAGGAACAGTGCTTGTATCAGATCTACATTGATGAACTGTATGGAGGCCTGCAGAGACCCAGCGAGGATGAGAAGAAGAA GCTGGCAGAGAAGAAGGCTTCCATTGGCTACACCTATGAAGACAGCACCGTGGCCGAGGTGGAGAAGGTAGCCGAGAAgccggaggaggaggagtcacCAGCAGAGGAGGAGAGCAACTCGGATGAAGATGAGGTCATCCCCGACATCG ACGTGGAGGTGGACGTGGATGAGCTGAATCAGGAACAGGTGGCCGATCTCAATAAGCAGGCCACCACCTACGGCATGGCCGATGGGGACTTTGTCAG GATGCTACGGAAAgacaaggaggaggcagaggccatcaAACACGCCAAGGCCctggaagaggagaaagccaTGTACTCG GGCCGTCGATCCCGGCGACAGCGAAGAGAATTCCGGGAGAAGCGGTTAAGGGGCCGGAAGATCAGCCCTCCCAG CTATGCCCGCCGCGACAGCCCCACCTATGACCCCTATAAGCG GTCACCTTCGGAATCCAGCTCCGAGTCCCGCTCCCGCTCTCGCTCCCCGAGCCCAGGCCGTGAGGAGAAGATCACTTTCATCACCAGCTTCGGCGGTAGTGACGAGGAGGCAGCTGCTGCCGCCGCGGCGGCCGCTGCATCGGGGGCCACCCCGGGGAAGCCCCCCGCGCCTCCCCAGCCGGGCGGCCCCACTCCAGGCCGTAATGCCAGTGCCCG CCGCCGCTCCTCCTCGTCCTCCGCCTCCAGGACCTCCAGCTCCCGCTCCAGTTCGCGCTCCAGCTCGCGTTCTCGCCGTGGCTATTACCGCTCTGGTCGCCACGCGCGCTCCCGCTCGCGCTCCTGGTCCCGCTCGCGCTCCCGCTCCCGGCGCTACTCGCGCTCCCGCAGCCGCGGGCGGCGGCACTCAGACGGCGGTTCCCGCGACGGACACCGCTACTCGCGCTCGCCAGCCCGGCGTGGCGGCTACGCGCCCCGCCGCAGGAGCAG GAGCCGCTCCCGTTCAGGTGACCGCTATAAGCGGGGCGCCCGGGGCCCCAGGCACCATAGTAGCAGCCGTAGCCGCAGCAGCTGGTCCCTGAGCCCTTCCCGAAGCCGCAGTCTGACCCGTAGTGGAAGCCGAAGCCAGAGCCGGAGCAGAAGCCGCAGCCGCAgccacagccagagccacagtCACTCACCATCGCCCCCAAGGGAGAAGCTGACCAGGCCGGCAGCGTCCCCTGCTGTGGGCGAGAAGCTGAAAAA GGCCGAAGCTGCCGCTGGTAAAGAGACAGGAGCTGCCAAA CCCAAGCTGACCCCACAGGAGAGGCTGAAGCTGCGGATGCAGAAGGCTCTGAACCGCCAGT TCAAGGCGGACAAGAAGGCCGCTCAGGAGAAGATGATACAGCAGGAGCATGAGCGCCAG GAGCGAGAGGATGAACTTCGAGCCATGGCCCGAAAGATCCGAATGAAGT
- the Clasrp gene encoding CLK4-associating serine/arginine rich protein isoform X3 → MWHEARKHERKLRGMMVDYKKRAERRREYYEKIKKDPAQFLQVHGRACKVHLDSAVALAAESPVNMMPWQGDTNNMIDRFDVRAHLDHIPDYTPPLLTTISPEQESDERKCNYERYRGLVQNDFAGISEEQCLYQIYIDELYGGLQRPSEDEKKKLAEKKASIGYTYEDSTVAEVEKVAEKPEEEESPAEEESNSDEDEVIPDIDVEVDVDELNQEQVADLNKQATTYGMADGDFVRMLRKDKEEAEAIKHAKALEEEKAMYSGRRSRRQRREFREKRLRGRKISPPSYARRDSPTYDPYKRSPSESSSESRSRSRSPSPGREEKITFITSFGGSDEEAAAAAAAAAASGATPGKPPAPPQPGGPTPGRNASARRRSSSSSASRTSSSRSSSRSSSRSRRGYYRSGRHARSRSRSWSRSRSRSRRYSRSRSRGRRHSDGGSRDGHRYSRSPARRGGYAPRRRSRSRSRSGDRYKRGARGPRHHSSSRSRSSWSLSPSRSRSLTRSGSRSQSRSRSRSRSHSQSHSHSPSPPREKLTRPAASPAVGEKLKKAEAAAGKETGAAKPKLTPQERLKLRMQKALNRQFKADKKAAQEKMIQQEHERQEREDELRAMARKIRMKSRVQFFPKALEVQVPQPPLQALGRGLWGLLLLLLVFCSEIKANII, encoded by the exons ATGTGGCACGAGGCTCGGAAACATGAGCGGAAACTTCGAGGCATGATGGTGGACTACAAGAAGAGGGCGGAGCGGCGCCGGGAGTACTATGAGAAGATT AAAAAAGACCCCGCCCAGTTCCTGCAGGTGCATGGCCGTGCCTGCAAGGTTCACCTGGATTCTGCCGTTGCCCTGGCTGCTGAGAGCCCTGTGAACAT GATGCCCTGGCAGGGGGACACTAACAACATGATTGACCGCTTTGATGTTCGAGCACATTTAGACCACATCCCCGACTACACCCCCCCACTGCTCACCACCAT cTCCCCAGAGCAGGAGTCAGACGAGCGGAAATGTAACTACGAGCGGTACCGTGGCCTGGTGCAGAACGACTTCGCCGGCA TCTCGGAGGAACAGTGCTTGTATCAGATCTACATTGATGAACTGTATGGAGGCCTGCAGAGACCCAGCGAGGATGAGAAGAAGAA GCTGGCAGAGAAGAAGGCTTCCATTGGCTACACCTATGAAGACAGCACCGTGGCCGAGGTGGAGAAGGTAGCCGAGAAgccggaggaggaggagtcacCAGCAGAGGAGGAGAGCAACTCGGATGAAGATGAGGTCATCCCCGACATCG ACGTGGAGGTGGACGTGGATGAGCTGAATCAGGAACAGGTGGCCGATCTCAATAAGCAGGCCACCACCTACGGCATGGCCGATGGGGACTTTGTCAG GATGCTACGGAAAgacaaggaggaggcagaggccatcaAACACGCCAAGGCCctggaagaggagaaagccaTGTACTCG GGCCGTCGATCCCGGCGACAGCGAAGAGAATTCCGGGAGAAGCGGTTAAGGGGCCGGAAGATCAGCCCTCCCAG CTATGCCCGCCGCGACAGCCCCACCTATGACCCCTATAAGCG GTCACCTTCGGAATCCAGCTCCGAGTCCCGCTCCCGCTCTCGCTCCCCGAGCCCAGGCCGTGAGGAGAAGATCACTTTCATCACCAGCTTCGGCGGTAGTGACGAGGAGGCAGCTGCTGCCGCCGCGGCGGCCGCTGCATCGGGGGCCACCCCGGGGAAGCCCCCCGCGCCTCCCCAGCCGGGCGGCCCCACTCCAGGCCGTAATGCCAGTGCCCG CCGCCGCTCCTCCTCGTCCTCCGCCTCCAGGACCTCCAGCTCCCGCTCCAGTTCGCGCTCCAGCTCGCGTTCTCGCCGTGGCTATTACCGCTCTGGTCGCCACGCGCGCTCCCGCTCGCGCTCCTGGTCCCGCTCGCGCTCCCGCTCCCGGCGCTACTCGCGCTCCCGCAGCCGCGGGCGGCGGCACTCAGACGGCGGTTCCCGCGACGGACACCGCTACTCGCGCTCGCCAGCCCGGCGTGGCGGCTACGCGCCCCGCCGCAGGAGCAG GAGCCGCTCCCGTTCAGGTGACCGCTATAAGCGGGGCGCCCGGGGCCCCAGGCACCATAGTAGCAGCCGTAGCCGCAGCAGCTGGTCCCTGAGCCCTTCCCGAAGCCGCAGTCTGACCCGTAGTGGAAGCCGAAGCCAGAGCCGGAGCAGAAGCCGCAGCCGCAgccacagccagagccacagtCACTCACCATCGCCCCCAAGGGAGAAGCTGACCAGGCCGGCAGCGTCCCCTGCTGTGGGCGAGAAGCTGAAAAA GGCCGAAGCTGCCGCTGGTAAAGAGACAGGAGCTGCCAAA CCCAAGCTGACCCCACAGGAGAGGCTGAAGCTGCGGATGCAGAAGGCTCTGAACCGCCAGT TCAAGGCGGACAAGAAGGCCGCTCAGGAGAAGATGATACAGCAGGAGCATGAGCGCCAG GAGCGAGAGGATGAACTTCGAGCCATGGCCCGAAAGATCCGAATGAA
- the Clasrp gene encoding CLK4-associating serine/arginine rich protein isoform X2, producing MWHEARKHERKLRGMMVDYKKRAERRREYYEKIKKDPAQFLQVHGRACKVHLDSAVALAAESPVNMMPWQGDTNNMIDRFDVRAHLDHIPDYTPPLLTTISPEQESDERKCNYERYRGLVQNDFAGISEEQCLYQIYIDELYGGLQRPSEDEKKKLAEKKASIGYTYEDSTVAEVEKVAEKPEEEESPAEEESNSDEDEVIPDIDVEVDVDELNQEQVADLNKQATTYGMADGDFVRMLRKDKEEAEAIKHAKALEEEKAMYSGRRSRRQRREFREKRLRGRKISPPSYARRDSPTYDPYKRSPSESSSESRSRSRSPSPGREEKITFITSFGGSDEEAAAAAAAAAASGATPGKPPAPPQPGGPTPGRNASARRRSSSSSASRTSSSRSSSRSSSRSRRGYYRSGRHARSRSRSWSRSRSRSRRYSRSRSRGRRHSDGGSRDGHRYSRSPARRGGYAPRRRSRSRSRSGDRYKRGARGPRHHSSSRSRSSWSLSPSRSRSLTRSGSRSQSRSRSRSRSHSQSHSHSPSPPREKLTRPAASPAVGEKLKKAEAAAGKETGAAKPKLTPQERLKLRMQKALNRQFKADKKAAQEKMIQQEHERQEREDELRAMARKIRMKERERREKEREEWERQYSRQSRSPSPRYSREYSSSRRRSRSRSRSPHYRH from the exons ATGTGGCACGAGGCTCGGAAACATGAGCGGAAACTTCGAGGCATGATGGTGGACTACAAGAAGAGGGCGGAGCGGCGCCGGGAGTACTATGAGAAGATT AAAAAAGACCCCGCCCAGTTCCTGCAGGTGCATGGCCGTGCCTGCAAGGTTCACCTGGATTCTGCCGTTGCCCTGGCTGCTGAGAGCCCTGTGAACAT GATGCCCTGGCAGGGGGACACTAACAACATGATTGACCGCTTTGATGTTCGAGCACATTTAGACCACATCCCCGACTACACCCCCCCACTGCTCACCACCAT cTCCCCAGAGCAGGAGTCAGACGAGCGGAAATGTAACTACGAGCGGTACCGTGGCCTGGTGCAGAACGACTTCGCCGGCA TCTCGGAGGAACAGTGCTTGTATCAGATCTACATTGATGAACTGTATGGAGGCCTGCAGAGACCCAGCGAGGATGAGAAGAAGAA GCTGGCAGAGAAGAAGGCTTCCATTGGCTACACCTATGAAGACAGCACCGTGGCCGAGGTGGAGAAGGTAGCCGAGAAgccggaggaggaggagtcacCAGCAGAGGAGGAGAGCAACTCGGATGAAGATGAGGTCATCCCCGACATCG ACGTGGAGGTGGACGTGGATGAGCTGAATCAGGAACAGGTGGCCGATCTCAATAAGCAGGCCACCACCTACGGCATGGCCGATGGGGACTTTGTCAG GATGCTACGGAAAgacaaggaggaggcagaggccatcaAACACGCCAAGGCCctggaagaggagaaagccaTGTACTCG GGCCGTCGATCCCGGCGACAGCGAAGAGAATTCCGGGAGAAGCGGTTAAGGGGCCGGAAGATCAGCCCTCCCAG CTATGCCCGCCGCGACAGCCCCACCTATGACCCCTATAAGCG GTCACCTTCGGAATCCAGCTCCGAGTCCCGCTCCCGCTCTCGCTCCCCGAGCCCAGGCCGTGAGGAGAAGATCACTTTCATCACCAGCTTCGGCGGTAGTGACGAGGAGGCAGCTGCTGCCGCCGCGGCGGCCGCTGCATCGGGGGCCACCCCGGGGAAGCCCCCCGCGCCTCCCCAGCCGGGCGGCCCCACTCCAGGCCGTAATGCCAGTGCCCG CCGCCGCTCCTCCTCGTCCTCCGCCTCCAGGACCTCCAGCTCCCGCTCCAGTTCGCGCTCCAGCTCGCGTTCTCGCCGTGGCTATTACCGCTCTGGTCGCCACGCGCGCTCCCGCTCGCGCTCCTGGTCCCGCTCGCGCTCCCGCTCCCGGCGCTACTCGCGCTCCCGCAGCCGCGGGCGGCGGCACTCAGACGGCGGTTCCCGCGACGGACACCGCTACTCGCGCTCGCCAGCCCGGCGTGGCGGCTACGCGCCCCGCCGCAGGAGCAG GAGCCGCTCCCGTTCAGGTGACCGCTATAAGCGGGGCGCCCGGGGCCCCAGGCACCATAGTAGCAGCCGTAGCCGCAGCAGCTGGTCCCTGAGCCCTTCCCGAAGCCGCAGTCTGACCCGTAGTGGAAGCCGAAGCCAGAGCCGGAGCAGAAGCCGCAGCCGCAgccacagccagagccacagtCACTCACCATCGCCCCCAAGGGAGAAGCTGACCAGGCCGGCAGCGTCCCCTGCTGTGGGCGAGAAGCTGAAAAA GGCCGAAGCTGCCGCTGGTAAAGAGACAGGAGCTGCCAAA CCCAAGCTGACCCCACAGGAGAGGCTGAAGCTGCGGATGCAGAAGGCTCTGAACCGCCAGT TCAAGGCGGACAAGAAGGCCGCTCAGGAGAAGATGATACAGCAGGAGCATGAGCGCCAG GAGCGAGAGGATGAACTTCGAGCCATGGCCCGAAAGATCCGAATGAA